In Phyllobacterium sp. T1293, the genomic window TGCGCGAGATAATCTTCCGGGCCAGTTCATGCGCAGGTAATGGCGATTGTCGAAAACGGCAGTAACGCGTTTGGGGTACTAACAACATTGCGCCACCAGCTGTATCTAGCAGGAAATTGTTCGCACGATGTTGACTGGATGTTTATACCAAAGGCAACGCGTTTTAGTTCCAAATTGGTTCAACGCGCTTTTATCGCATTAATACGGAAGCTGAGCCGGAGTTCAGTCAATAGCGGAAGCCTAATAGGCAATACGTATCGCGATATGCTATCAGAAGAAAGATTAGATCGTGTTGCCAAACAACAGCCATCGGTCAGTATTGACGATAGCAGCCTACGCATCTGTGGACAGTTGGATCGGCATAAATCCGATTCATCCCCATTCTCAGTACACGTAAATCGAGGTCACTCATGATAACCCGCCGCAATATTCTCAAAGCAACCTCTGGCATCATGCTTGCCAGTGCAATTGGTAGGAGCACAACGATGGCATTCGCCGCTGATAGTGATTGGCATATGCCTGATGAGGGTGATCCGCATACGGCGACATGGATGGCTTTTGGGCCCAGTGAAGATGTCTGGGGCAAGAAACTCATGCGTGGCGCGCAGAACAATCTGGCGTTGATTGCAAAAGCCATTTCTGCCCATGAGCAAGTGAATATGCTTGTGCGCGAAGAGGACCATGAAACAGCAGAGCGCCTATGCGGTTCTGCGGTTAACTTGTTCGTCCACGAGATTGATGATTTGTGGATGCGCGACACCGGCCCAGTGTTCGTCAAGAACAGCGCGGGCAAACTGGCTGGCGTTGATTTCAACTTCAACGGCTGGGGCAACAAGCAGGAACACGACGGCGACGCTGAAGTGGCGGAGTTCGTCACAGACAAGGCGAACGTCGAAACACTGCGCACCAAGCTCATCCTTGAAGGTGGCGGTATCGAAGTGGATGGCAAGGGAACAGCCATCATTACGGAGAGCTGTGTGCTGAACAAGAACCGTAATCCTGGTGTCAGCAAGGAACAGTGCGAGGCCGAACTGAGCCGCCTTCTGGGGCTCAAGAAGATCATCTGGTTGCCGGGGATTAAAGGCAAAGACATCACTGATGGTCATACGGATTTCTACGCCCGTTTCATCAGTCCCGGTGTCGTTGTTGCCGGACTTGACAATGATCCGTCCTCCTATGATCACGCGGTCACGAAACGGCATCTCGAAATCCTCAAGGATGCCACTGATGGCGCTGGGCAGAAGCTCAAGATCATTGTCATACCGGGACCAAGCAGCGTGCGCTCGCAATATGAGAACAAGGAGTTCGCTGCCGGTTACATCAATTTCTATCTGTGCAACGGCGCAGTCATCGTGCCTGAATTTGGTGATGCAAAGGCTGATCGTTACTGCCGTGATGCATTGAAAGATGCCTTGCCCAACCGCGAGATCGTTCAATTGAATATCGATGCGATTGCGGCTGGGGGCGGTGGCATTCACTGCACGACACAGCAACAGCCTGCGTAAGCTCTGATACGTCTGTTTTGTTCGTTTTCGTTGAAATCAGGTTCCGGTATCTGTTCGCATGAGAGGATACGGGAACCCGAGCTTACTCGGTTATATCAGGACAGGACGGCATACCCCAACTGGGTGACTCACGTCGCAGTGAGGTCGGTCGCATACTACTCAAGACGCCATCAATAATAATGGGGAAGGCGTCTACTTCGAGGAGGTATGTTCCTGATGGTAATAGCCGCTTTCCGTCGTAATACGGCGCTGGGGTCGGATGCACCGGTACGTGTAGAGCGAAGCAGCGGTGAGACCGCACCTGCAATTCAGATTGCAGCCGAGGTAACGGGCCTTCAGAAAGTCTACAATCCGTCAACACCGCAAGCTTTTCAGGCACTGAAAGATATCAATCTGACAATTCGCTCCAATGAGTTCTTCACTCTGTTGGGGCCATCAGGGTGTGGGAAAACAACACTTCTGCGTATCCTTGGCGGCTTCGAAGCCATGACCGAGGGAACGTGCCGGATCTTTGGTCAGGATGTGAGTTTGTTACCGCCCGAGGCAAGGCCGGTGAATACCGTTTTCCAGCAATATGCCCTGTTCCCTCATATGACCGTGCGTCGCAATATTGCTTTTGGGTTGGAAATGCTTGGTCGGCCAAAATCCGAGCTTAACAGCATCGTTGATAGGATGCTGGCCCTGGTAAGCATGACTGATTATGCGGATCGCAAGCCGGATCATCTCTCGGGTGGTCAGCGTCAGCGCGTTGCATTGGCCCGCGCCTTGGCGCCACAACCTAAATTGCTGCTGCTCGACGAACCGCTTTCCGCGCTTGATTTGAAACTGCGGCAGAAAATGCGGTTGGAGCTGAAAGCACTTCAGCGTGAAACCGGGATCACTTTCATTTTCGTGACGCACGATCAGGAAGAGGCCCTTGCAATGAGTGATCGCGTAGCGGTGCTCAGTGATGGTCGCCTCCAACAGGTCGGTACACCGGAAGAAATCTACGAACAGCCGCAAAGCCGCTTTGTGGCTGATTTCATTGGTGAGTCCAATTTGCTCTGCGCAACAGTCAATCGCATCGACGGTGCATCGATCGAGTTTGGACTTGCGGGCCTTGGCTCTGTGAATCTGAATTGCAGTGAGGCTCTGCAACCCGGACAAGAAGTGACGCTCTCCATACGCCCTGAGCGTATAGCGCTTTCAGCGGTGCGTGGGCAGTGTGGTCTTGGTCCGGCTGTTATTTTTGATCGCACCTATCTTGGCAATGCAGTCGAGTATCATCTGCGTGCAGGTGAGCAAACATTGACTGTGCGTTCGCCGCGCGGAGGGCTTCGTGGCCTTCAGGATTTTGCGCCGGGGGACAGCGTGTTTTTGGGATTCGAGCCAAATGCAGCAAAGGTGCTGACAACATGACAGCACAAGCCGGGTTGCGATCCCCATTGCGTGTTTCGAAGCGACTGGCTTTTACTGGGCTTTTGCTGCCTGCAGTTGGCGTCATCACCATATTCATGATTGCTCCGGTCGCGATTGTGTTTGTCTATTCGTTTCTCGAGCCCGCCCGCTACGGCGGAGTGGTCTGGAATTTCTCCGTCGAGGGATATCTTCAGATCCTGTTCGAACGGGATTTCGTGGACGGAAGCCTTCAATTCTCGGCTGATTATCTGGTGATCCTGTGGCGGTCGGTGTTTCAGGCGGCAATCTGCACTGTCCTCTGCCTCATGATCAGCGTGCCAACAGCTTATTTCATTGCCACACGATCCGAGCGCACGAAGCCAATATGGATCTTTCTGATTACGGTGCCCTATTGGGTGAACCTTTTGATCCGGACGATCGCGCTGCTTTTCATTCTGCGGGACGACGGTCCGCTCAATAAGGTTATCATGATGACCGGGCTCACAAACAGTCCGTTGCCGCTAAGCTATAACAATTTTGCCATAGGCTTGGGACTGGTCTACAGCTTTTTGCCCTTTATGGTTCTGCCGCTCTATTCGGCATTTGAGCGGTTTGATTTCCGATTGCTGGAAGCAGCTTACGATCTTTATGCCTCGCGCCGAGTGGCCTTCTTTAAAATCGTTTTGCCAGTGATGCGCCCCGGTTTGATCGCCGGAAGTCTGCTCGTTTTCATTCCATCGATTGGCTCCTATCTCGCGCCCGATATTCTCGGGGGTGGCAAGACGCTGATGATCGGCAATCTGATCGGGACGCAGTTTCAGGGTGCTCACAATTGGCCGTTTGGCGCTGCACTTTCAATGATCCTGCTTACAGTCACCTTGGTTGTACTGATCTGGATGGCGCGGCGATCCGCGCGCAAGAATACGGGGTACTAGGCGATGGCTAACGCTCGTATGAAAGACATCCGCGCATTTTCCGGTTTTGGTTCAATTGCAGTTGCAGGCGTCCTGTTTCTCTATCTGCCGATCCTGTTTCTCTGTGTCTATTCCTTCAATGATGGACGTTCGGTGAGCCAGTGGAGCGGTTTTTCATTCCGCTGGTACATCACCGTGTTTGGCAATAGCGGCATAAAGGCTGCGGCGATGAATTCCCTCACCATCGCGACCATAGCCGCATCGGTTTCGACGGTGCTTGCGCTCGGCGCTGCAATGGCCACCGTCAACAGACGGTTCAAAGGTGAGACGCTTGCCTATGCCACACTGACATTTCCGCTGATGGTGCCGGAAATTGTAACAGCCGTCGCATCTCTTGTGTTCTTTGTATCGTTGGGCGTCCGCCTTGGGTTCAGTACAATTCTCATTGCCCATATCGTCTTCTGTATTCCGTTTGCCTATCTGCCGATACGGGCTCGGTTGGAAGGAATGGATGCAACGCTCAACGCGGCTGCTGCCGATCTCTATGCATCCCCAATCCGGGCATTCTGGCGCATAACATTGCCGCTATTGGCTCCCGGCCTCGTGTCTGGCTGGTTGCTGGCATTCATTATCTCGCTTGATGATTTCATCATCACCGCGCTGGTCGCGGGACCTGGCTCGACGACGTTACCCCTGCATATTTACGGCATGTTGCGGTTGGGCATTACGCCTGAGGTGAACGCCATTTCCACCATGATGCTTGTTGGTTCGATCGTGCTTTTGGCAATCGCGGGTGTCCTTGGGCGTACCAGCAAGAATTCATGAGCTTCATAAAAAGGGAGAACAAATGCCATGAAATTGAATTCCATTTTACTCACAACGGCAGCAATCGCATGGGCCTCGCCAGCGTTCGCGGCCGGAGATTTGTTCATCTACACCTATGGTGAATACACACCGCCGGATCTGGTGGCCAAATTCGAAAAAGCATTCGACGTCAAGGTTCATGTCGACACGTTTGACTCCATGGAAACTATGCTGGCCAAGCTTCGCGCTGGGGCAGGTGGCTATGACATTGTTGTGGCTGGGGACCCAAACATACAGCTGATGATCAGCGAAAACATGCTCGAAAAGATCGATGTCAATACGATGCCAAATTACGCCAACGTCGATGAACGCTGGCGCAATGTTTATTGGGATAGCGGGCGTCAATATTCTGCGCCATGGGCGTGGGGATCGACGAGCTTCATGGTCGACAGCGCGGTTGTCAAAGGCGATATCAACACTCTGGGCGTGCTGTTCAATCCTCCTGCTGAGGTGAAGGGCAGGATCAACATGATGCGCGACGTCAATGAAGTGATCAACATTGCGCTGCGTTATCTGAACCTGCCGCGTTGCAACGAAAACCCTGAAGACATGAAGAAGGTGCTTGAGCTGCTTGAGACGCAAAAGCAGTGGGTGAAAAGCTATAATTCGGAGTTCAAGGAACCACTGGTTTCCGGTGAAGCCGTCGCTTCAATGGCGTGGAATGGTTACGCCATGCGTGCGAGGGATGAAAAGCCTTCGCTTGTCTATGTTTATCCCAAGGAGGGGTTCACAGGTTGGATGGATAATCTGGCCGTTCCCAAAGGCGCGCCGGATATTGAGAATGCAAAGACATTCATCAACTTCATGATGGACCCGGAAAATGCGGCGATGGTCAGTACCTATGCCCGCTATTCCAATGGCATCAAGGGTTCGGAAAAATTTGTGGACCCGAAACTGGCAACTGCGCCGGAGTTGGCGCCTCCGGCGGGCACGCCAGCGCCTGAGTTCATTCCCAATTGCAGCCCGGCCTCGACCAAACTTTATGATCGCGTCTGGACCAAGCTGCTGAACTGAGCTGACCCACTCTCCGGGGTCATGTTGGCCCCGACTTTTGGAGAAACAAATGACTGCTGTATCAAACCTTAGCCGCTCCAATGACAGAACGTCATGGGAGAAAGACCGGGATCACGTTTTGCATCCCTATACCGACTTTTCGACCTTTGCCGAAAGCGGTAGCCAGATCATCGAAAAAGCTCAGGGAATGTATGTGACCGATACTCAAGGCCGCACGTTTCTTGATGGTATTGCCGGGCTCTGGTGCGTAAACATTGGCCACGGGCGGGTGGAAATGGCCGATGCCGTGTCGCGCCAGATCATCGATATGCAGTATTACAATCCCTTTGGTGCATCCTCAAACATACCGGCGGCTGAACTTGGAGCGCGGTTGGCAGAACTTGCTCCGGGCTCGCTCAATCACGTCTATTATTCCTGTGGCGGCTCGACGGCCAACGAGATGGCCGTGCGCATTGCGCAATACTATTTTGCCATGAAAGGCATGCCCTTCAAGCGCAAGATCATTTCCCGCAACAATGGCTATCACGGCGGTACGTATATTGCGGCCAGTCTGACCGGTATTCACGGAACGAAGTATGGCTTCAATCAGGTTGGTGAGGATTTCATCCATCATGTTTCCGCCGCTGATCTTTATGCCAAACCATCAGGTATGACAGAGGAGGCCTATTGCGACTTCCTCGTCAATGAGTTCGAAAACAGGGTTTTACAGCTCGGTCCCAACAATGTAGCCGCGTTTATCGCGGAGCCCATTATGGGGGCGGGCGGGGTACTTGTGGCGCCTGCGGGATATCATCTGCGGATGCGCGAGATCTGCAATCGCTATGACGTTCTCTACATTGCTGATGAGGTTGTAACGGCCTTTGGCCGTCTGGGCGAATGGTTTGCCTCAGCATCGGTCTATAATTATCAGCCTGACATCATCGTATGCGCCAAGGGGATCACCTCGGGTTACATCCCGCTTGGGGCCACGCTGATCTCCGATGAGATTTACGACGTGATCAGCCGCCCTCAATGTGCAGGCGGAGTGTTCTCCATGGGTTTGACCTATTTTGGCCATCCGGTTGCCTGTGCTGCGGCGTTGAAGAACATCGAGATCATGGAGCGCGAGGGGCTGCTTGCGAATGCAGCGAGCACGGGCGCTCATCTGCAGGAAGCTGCAAAGCAGCTTCTGGATTTGGACATTGTCGGGGACGTGCGCGGTCGCGGTCTGATGCTTGGGATCGATCTGGTCGCTGATAAGGCAACCAAAGCCCCACTTCCTGCATCTGAAAACGCAGCCGAGCGCATCTTCATGGGATGCATTGAACGCGGCGTCATTGTGCGCCCGGTCGGTAGTCGCATCATTGTATCACCGCCACTGATTATTGATCGCGCGCAGTGCGATACGATTGTTGCGGCGATAGCAGATGCGATCAAAGATTTCATGGCAGCGCGTTAATCGCTAAAGGAGAGACAGATGCGAAAACTGACGGTTGCTGCGACCCAGATGGCATGCAGTGACGATATCGATGATAATATCCAACGGGCCGAAGATCTCGTTCGGCTGGCAGCCGAGGACGGGGCGCAGATCATCCTGCTTCAGGAGCTTTTTCAGACCCCGTATTTTTGCCTTGAGCAGCGGCTTGATCACTTCGATCTTGCGCGACCTTTGGCGGATAATCAGGGGGTTGCCCATTTTCGGGTTCTGGCGAAGCAGCTTGGGGTCGTACTGCCGATTTCCTATTTTGAACGGTCAGGGGCGGCTTATTATAATTCACTGGCAATCATTGATGCTGACGGCGAGATATTGTGGAACTATCGCAAGACACATATTCCGCAGGCACTCGGATATCAGGAGAAGTTCTATTTCAGCCCCGGCGATACGGGTTTTCGCGCCATTAAGACCAAGTTTGCCCACATTGGATGCGGCATCTGCTGGGATCAGTGGTTTCCCGAGACTGCCC contains:
- a CDS encoding agmatine deiminase family protein translates to MITRRNILKATSGIMLASAIGRSTTMAFAADSDWHMPDEGDPHTATWMAFGPSEDVWGKKLMRGAQNNLALIAKAISAHEQVNMLVREEDHETAERLCGSAVNLFVHEIDDLWMRDTGPVFVKNSAGKLAGVDFNFNGWGNKQEHDGDAEVAEFVTDKANVETLRTKLILEGGGIEVDGKGTAIITESCVLNKNRNPGVSKEQCEAELSRLLGLKKIIWLPGIKGKDITDGHTDFYARFISPGVVVAGLDNDPSSYDHAVTKRHLEILKDATDGAGQKLKIIVIPGPSSVRSQYENKEFAAGYINFYLCNGAVIVPEFGDAKADRYCRDALKDALPNREIVQLNIDAIAAGGGGIHCTTQQQPA
- a CDS encoding ABC transporter ATP-binding protein, with the translated sequence MVIAAFRRNTALGSDAPVRVERSSGETAPAIQIAAEVTGLQKVYNPSTPQAFQALKDINLTIRSNEFFTLLGPSGCGKTTLLRILGGFEAMTEGTCRIFGQDVSLLPPEARPVNTVFQQYALFPHMTVRRNIAFGLEMLGRPKSELNSIVDRMLALVSMTDYADRKPDHLSGGQRQRVALARALAPQPKLLLLDEPLSALDLKLRQKMRLELKALQRETGITFIFVTHDQEEALAMSDRVAVLSDGRLQQVGTPEEIYEQPQSRFVADFIGESNLLCATVNRIDGASIEFGLAGLGSVNLNCSEALQPGQEVTLSIRPERIALSAVRGQCGLGPAVIFDRTYLGNAVEYHLRAGEQTLTVRSPRGGLRGLQDFAPGDSVFLGFEPNAAKVLTT
- a CDS encoding ABC transporter permease, with translation MTAQAGLRSPLRVSKRLAFTGLLLPAVGVITIFMIAPVAIVFVYSFLEPARYGGVVWNFSVEGYLQILFERDFVDGSLQFSADYLVILWRSVFQAAICTVLCLMISVPTAYFIATRSERTKPIWIFLITVPYWVNLLIRTIALLFILRDDGPLNKVIMMTGLTNSPLPLSYNNFAIGLGLVYSFLPFMVLPLYSAFERFDFRLLEAAYDLYASRRVAFFKIVLPVMRPGLIAGSLLVFIPSIGSYLAPDILGGGKTLMIGNLIGTQFQGAHNWPFGAALSMILLTVTLVVLIWMARRSARKNTGY
- a CDS encoding ABC transporter permease, coding for MANARMKDIRAFSGFGSIAVAGVLFLYLPILFLCVYSFNDGRSVSQWSGFSFRWYITVFGNSGIKAAAMNSLTIATIAASVSTVLALGAAMATVNRRFKGETLAYATLTFPLMVPEIVTAVASLVFFVSLGVRLGFSTILIAHIVFCIPFAYLPIRARLEGMDATLNAAAADLYASPIRAFWRITLPLLAPGLVSGWLLAFIISLDDFIITALVAGPGSTTLPLHIYGMLRLGITPEVNAISTMMLVGSIVLLAIAGVLGRTSKNS
- a CDS encoding extracellular solute-binding protein, whose amino-acid sequence is MKLNSILLTTAAIAWASPAFAAGDLFIYTYGEYTPPDLVAKFEKAFDVKVHVDTFDSMETMLAKLRAGAGGYDIVVAGDPNIQLMISENMLEKIDVNTMPNYANVDERWRNVYWDSGRQYSAPWAWGSTSFMVDSAVVKGDINTLGVLFNPPAEVKGRINMMRDVNEVINIALRYLNLPRCNENPEDMKKVLELLETQKQWVKSYNSEFKEPLVSGEAVASMAWNGYAMRARDEKPSLVYVYPKEGFTGWMDNLAVPKGAPDIENAKTFINFMMDPENAAMVSTYARYSNGIKGSEKFVDPKLATAPELAPPAGTPAPEFIPNCSPASTKLYDRVWTKLLN
- a CDS encoding aminotransferase, which produces MTAVSNLSRSNDRTSWEKDRDHVLHPYTDFSTFAESGSQIIEKAQGMYVTDTQGRTFLDGIAGLWCVNIGHGRVEMADAVSRQIIDMQYYNPFGASSNIPAAELGARLAELAPGSLNHVYYSCGGSTANEMAVRIAQYYFAMKGMPFKRKIISRNNGYHGGTYIAASLTGIHGTKYGFNQVGEDFIHHVSAADLYAKPSGMTEEAYCDFLVNEFENRVLQLGPNNVAAFIAEPIMGAGGVLVAPAGYHLRMREICNRYDVLYIADEVVTAFGRLGEWFASASVYNYQPDIIVCAKGITSGYIPLGATLISDEIYDVISRPQCAGGVFSMGLTYFGHPVACAAALKNIEIMEREGLLANAASTGAHLQEAAKQLLDLDIVGDVRGRGLMLGIDLVADKATKAPLPASENAAERIFMGCIERGVIVRPVGSRIIVSPPLIIDRAQCDTIVAAIADAIKDFMAAR
- the aguB gene encoding N-carbamoylputrescine amidase, which encodes MRKLTVAATQMACSDDIDDNIQRAEDLVRLAAEDGAQIILLQELFQTPYFCLEQRLDHFDLARPLADNQGVAHFRVLAKQLGVVLPISYFERSGAAYYNSLAIIDADGEILWNYRKTHIPQALGYQEKFYFSPGDTGFRAIKTKFAHIGCGICWDQWFPETARSLVLKGAELLLFPTAIGSEPLNTTLDSSGHWQRTMQGHAAANIVPLVASNRIGTEVEGETSTTFYGSSFIADHIGEKIAETNKVDETYLTAKFDLDEIEAYRRAWGVFRDRRPEMYTALRTLDGQSIIER